The Buteo buteo chromosome 5, bButBut1.hap1.1, whole genome shotgun sequence DNA segment GAAGTGCGACCCTCGCCACGGCAAGTACATGGCCTGCTGCCTGCTGTACCGCGGGGACGTGGTGCCCAAGGACGTCAACGCTGCCATCGCCACCATCAAGACCAAGCGCAGCATCCAGTTTGTGGACTGGTGCCCCACGGGCTTCAAGGTGGGCATCAACTACCAGCCCCCCACGGTGGTGCCGGGGGGGGACCTGGCCAAGGTGCAGCGCGCCGTCTGCATGCTGAGCAACACCACGGCCATCGCTGAGGCCTGGGCTCGCCTGGACCACAAGTTCGACCTGATGTACGCCAAGCGAGCCTTTGTGCACTGGTACGTGGGCGAGGGCATGGAGGAAGGGGAGTTCTCCGAGGCGCGGGAAGACATGGCCGCTCTGGAGAAGGATTACGAGGAGGTGGGCCTGGACTCCTACGAGGATGAAGAGGAGGGCGAGGAGTAGAGAAGGGCCTGGCAAAAAGGACTGTGCTCCTTCCCTGTGTTAGCTGCAGAAACCCTTTGCAATAAACCATTTCAGAGCCTCTGTGTCTCCCACTAACCCCCCAGCTGTATCGGTTTCTTGCCAGGTCAGGTGTGTGGCGAGtgcttcagctctgctgctggtgctgctatGCATTCTCCCagtgctctgctccagctccagcttgCTCCCCACATAGGTAAGAGCCCTGTACCTGGGGGTTATGGCCAGGACACATGGCGTGCTCTGGGAAAGTGCCCAAGGATGTCCATCAAAGGGACCTGAGGAGTGCTGATGATGTGATGGGAGAAGCACCTAGCTCAGGCATAGGGTCCTCTGTCTGGGAGCATCTCTGCCCACTCCCTGCCTGGCTGTGCCAGTGCTCTGCCATCACCCTGGGACACATTGCCCCACTCTGCCTGCCCCAGCTTGTCTTCTGCATTGGCCCTGTGCTgagccctctccctgccctgcctggcagcgAGAAGTCCAAACACCAGCTCCCGGCTCCAGCTGCAGACTGGAGATTTCTGTTACCCATTATCCAGCACGCTGGGTCCAGAGATTAATTTTCCCTGCTTATCACTAATGCTCCAGCTACACTGACCCACAGGGGCtgtcctcccctgccctcctcccggCATGCACCCGTGTCAGCTGGAGGGGAAAGTGTgagccagccctgggctgcatGGATTGCTGGAGCGCAGCCAGGCACTCGTCCCactgtgcagagctgctggcactgTTCCCCATGCCCGTGACCAGAGTGCTGGGCTCAGACTGAGAGgtgcctgctgctgtgccagggcaggagTTGCTGCTCCTCACACTGGGCACTGCTCTGATCCGCTCCTTACCGAGGTCTGTGTGTGGGGCAAGGAAGGACCCTGCTCCTCCAAGGTAATCCCATTGCAGACACCTTCTCCCTGTGTCTTCAGAGGCCTGACTCTGCTGCTGGAAGCATGCAGGCGTTGGAATTGTGccctattactttttttctaaaggttATCCTGCGCCTCTGATCTGGACCCTGCTGCAGAGGGACACAACAGTGTCTCCTGGCATGCTACTGAGCAGCAGAGCCCCCATCCCCATGGGCAGGGAAAGTTGTGTGAGCCCATGCCCTggcagcaaggacagagccctctccctgctgcacGTAGCGTGCGAGGCTGGGGTGCTGGGATCTGCCTTTCACATTCTCATGGTCCCCACATTCTCAGCAGCAGGATCAGCCCTGACCCCAGCGGGGGAGGCTGTGCTAACCGGGGCTCAAACGGAGCTGCTTCTCTGAGTGTAGTTACAAGTCATTAACAGCAAACGGGCTGCAATGACCCTTTTTTTGCAGCTGGGCTAGCCCCTCGGCCCAGATTTGTCGTGCTGATCTGCAGTCTCACGGAGGTGTGCGGCACTGCCTGCCTGTCCCCGCCGGGAAAGAAGGGCAGCCCTCGGCCAGAGGTTCCCCAAGTACTGATGGCAAAGTGAGGTTTGGGGGCACCCTGGGCTCTAGAGCCTGACAcgtttctcctcctttctcctggtCTAGAGACCCAGGTGGTCTCGGGGTGTCCCTAAATCCCAGGGAGCCTGCAGTGCGGGGGAGCTGGTGGCAGAGCAGGGTAGGGGCTGCTGTACCTGCTCCGGCCCCCGTCCTGGTGGCTGAGCACCGCCTGTAACCCCTGAGGGCTGGAGCCCTGACCTGCCCGCAGCCTGGCTGGATGCCCCCCCGCTTCCCTCCCGGCAGAGGAGGCAGAGCGATCCCGGTCCCTACACCTTGGGGGTCCCCCGCAGCTGGGAGGGACCCAGGCAGGCTCCCGCTCCCCTTGAAGTGAGTACTCCCGCCCCGCATGCAAATGCACCCAAATGAAGGGGGCGTGGCGGCACCAAGCCCCTCCCACCTATAAGAGGGCGCTGCGGCGGGGATTGCAGCAGCCGCAGCTccgcgccgagccgagccccGCCGCACCGAGCCGCCGGGAGAGCCCGGACCCCCAGCCGCAGCATGGTGAGTGCGGGCCGGGCGGTGGGGCAGCGGGcacggcggcggggcggggggcgcccggcagcccccctggagcaccgggcacGGCGGAGCCGCAGCGACGCgccccctccttccccgccGTGACCTTGGACAGCCCCACCGGCCCCTGTCCGGGGGGCAGCCGTGCCCCCCCGCCgcttctgccccccccccgccgccgctaCCGGTCTTGGGGCGCCTGGgtccccccgccgccgcagcGGAGGGGGCGCTGAGGATGGAGGGGGGTGACCCCTCCGGTGTGGAACGGTGGCCGCGGACGGACGGGGACAGCTGCCGGGGGTGGAGGCACCAGCCGGGCACCGGGGGCCGGAGCTGGGCGCTCGGCggagctccccccccccgcggcaAGCGGGCGCCCTGtcggggcgggcgcgggggtCCCGTCCCTCCGGTcggtcccgtcccgtcccgtcccccggGGGTCTGGTAGCGGcggagcgggccggggccgcAGTCCAAACCGGGCAATCGCCTCCCTCGCCTGGGGCCGGGGCTATATTTAGCGGCTcgtggcggggggggcacaCCGGGCCGTGCCAGGAGGCGCAGCGCCCGGCCCGCTGCGGCACTGACCGGGCTCTGCCGGGGACCCTGCCCCGGGCCGGCCTTCCTCCCGGCCGGCTGAGGCTGCCCCGGCCCTCCTCACGGAGGAGGCAGGAGTCCTCGTTCTCCCCCAGCGCTGGACCGGGGCACAGACCCCATCGCGGCTCAGAGCGCTACGCAGTCAGGGAACGCAGGAGCGAGGAGCTCCGGGACCCCCAGGCTGAGTTGTGGTGTCCTGCCTGGGGGAGCGGGGGTGCCGGCAGTAGTGATGCGGGGATGCTAGGGCTAGCAGAGGAGGGATGCCGGGGTAGCGGAGCAGGTCTGCACCTGCAGGAAGGGAGCACAGGAGGCACACCCCCAGATCGCAGCCTGCTCCTCGGCGCTTCTGCCCACCTGAGTTTTGCAGCATGGGGTTGGGACTGCATAGCTCGAGGAGTCTCTGTACTGCCTCGCAGACTGCTGGGCTTCACAGACAGCCCTCCTCCGGCTGCCTCCCACTGCCCCCGCATTCCCAAGGCCCCTTGCCCCGGGAGGCTGAGTGCTAACCTGGCtctggagcagcaggcagaggggtTCCCCTTGCTGGCTGCACCTCATGGGTTAAGCATGTGTCTGCTCAGCCCAGCACCTTGCTGGGCTGCCCTGCATGGGGAAGGCACTGCGGCTGCTGGGGAGCCTGGCAGGGTGGCTGAGGCAGGGGAGTTGAGCCAGGCTCAGTTACCTGCACTGCTGGAGGACAGCCCTGGCCAGGGTCCGTGAGGCTGGTGGGTCCCAATGCCGGCTGAGTGGGAGGGACACCAGGGCTGGCTCCCGACCTGGCATGGTGCCTGTGCATGGCCAAGGGCAATGACAGCTGTGTGAGGACCCTTAGGGGCATGCGGGAGGCCACCCAAGGGAAAATGTGCTCCCTGGGGTCGCTGGCTAGGGCAGGTCCCATGCAGGTGGTTGTGGGGCACTGGCACCAGGCAGAGCCCTCCCTGGGATGGGCAGGACAGAGCTGTACCTGGGTCTgaccctgcctccccctccccagcgtGAGTGCATCTCCGTCCACGTCGGCCAAGCCGGCGTCCAGATGGGCAACACCTGCTGGGAGCTGTACTGCCTGGAGCACGGCATCCAGCCCGACGGGCAGATGCCCAGCGACAAAACCATCGGTGGAGGGGACGACTCTTTCACCACCTTCTTCTGCGAGACTGGGGCTGGGAAGCATGTCCCGCGGGCCATCTTCGTGGACCTGGAGCCCACCGTGATTGGTGAGTGCCGGAGTTTGCACAGTCTGGGGTGCAGCTCTGGGTGGGTAGCAAGCGGCTGGTGCTCGTGATCTGCCGGCAGTATCCTGCACCGGGTTCAACCCCAGGGCCTTCCGTTCCTCAGGAGAAGCCACAAACCGGAGCACCAGCTTTTGTTCCTGAAGTGTCCTAGAGGCAGCGGTGCCAGTAGTCTCTGCTACCACATGTGCATGAAGAGAAACCAGCCCAACCGGCACGGCAGCTCCCGCTGTGCCGCTGCACACTGTGGGCAGGCAGCTCTGGATGGGTGGGAGAAGCTGAGCTCCTGCCTAGGGAGGTGGCAGCCACCTCCCTCTGCTAGGGAAACCTGACGCCCGTGGTGGCCCTGCTGACGTGTGGGTCCTTGGCCGTGCCCCTGCAGGCGGAGCTGGGGCGAAAGATGGGTGCTCACACCCACTTGGCTGCTTGGCGGCCACTTTAAACCAACAGCCTCCACCAGGCTCAatcctcccctgctccctcctaGATGAAGTTCGGGCTGGAATCTACCGCCAGCTCTTCCACCCCGAGCAGCTGATCACTGGCAAGGAGGATGCTGCCAACAACTACGCCCGCGGGCACTACACCATCGGCAAAGAGATCATCGACCAAGTGCTGGACAGGATCCGGAAGCTGGTAGGTGACCGCAGAGGGGGGACGTGTCCCCctgggctgggctccagcaTCACGCTGGGGGTGGGAGCACACTGCAAGCCCTGCTGTGCCCTGGGAGGGATCTGCAGCTGCCCATGGCTGGGCTGGACCAGGTCCTGAAGGACTTCTGAACAGTCAGACATTCACAAAGAAATCCATCTCAGAGCAATCTCATGTGTCTCTCTCTGCAGGCTGACCAGTGCACAGGCCTCCAGGGATTCCTCGTGTTTCACAGCTTTGGAGGTGGCACCGGCTCTGGATTCACCTCCTTGTTGATGGAGCGACTCTCCGTTGACTATGGCAAAAAGTCCAAGCTGGAGTTCTCCATCTACCCTGCACCACAGGTTTCCACGGCTGTGGTAGAGCCCTACAATTCCATTCTCACCACACACACCACACTGGAGCACTCGGACTGCGCCTTTATGGTGGACAATGAAGCCATCTACGACATCTGCCGCAGGAACCTGGACATCGAGCGCCCAACCTACACCAACTTGAACAGACTCATCAGCCAGATCGTCTCATCCATCACAGCATCGCTGCGGTTTGACGGGGCCCTGAACGTTGACCTGACCGAGTTCCAGACCAACTTGGTGCCCTACCCTCGCATCCACTTCCCCCTGGCCACCTATGCCCCTGTCATCTCCGCAGAGAAGGCCTATCACGAGCAGCTGTCGGTGGCCGAGATCACCAACTCCTGCTTTGAGCCAGCCAACCAGATGGTGAAGTGCGACCCTCGCCACGGCAAGTACATGGCCTGCTGCCTGCTGTACCGCGGGGACGTGGTGCCCAAGGACGTCAACGCTGCCATCGCCACCATCAAGACCAAGCGCAGCATCCAGTTTGTGGACTGGTGCCCCACGGGCTTCAAGGTGGGCATCAACTACCAGCCCCCCACGGTGGTGCCAGGGGGGGACCTGGCCAAGGTGCAGCGCGCCGTCTGCATGCTGAGCAACACCACGGCCATCGCCGAGGCCTGGGCTCGCCTGGACCACAAGTTCGACCTGATGTACGCCAAGCGAGCCTTTGTGCACTGGTACGTGGGCGAGGGCATGGAGGAAGGGGAGTTCTCCGAGGCGCGGGAAGACATGGCCGCTCTGGAGAAGGATTACGAGGAGGTGGGCCTGGACTCCTACGAGGATGAAGAGGAGGGCGAGGAGTAGAGAAGGGCCTGGCAAAAAGGACCGTGCTCCTTCCCCGTGTTAGCTGCAGAAACCCTTTGCAATAAACCATTTCAGAGCCTCTGTGTCTCCCACTAACCCCCCAGCTGTATCGGTTTCTTGCCAGGTCAGGTGTGTGGCGAGtgcttcagctctgctgctggtgctgctatGCTTCCTCCCagtgctctgctccagctccggCTTGCTCCCCACATAGGTAAGAGCCCCTAGGTCCGTCCGCTCCCTGGGACTGTGGCAGACATCCCGCCCACTCGCTGCTCCAGCCAGGGATGGGTACCGCTTCCTCATGTGGTATATGGCCCCATGGTATATGGCCCCGCATTGTATCCTGGAGCTCAGGGGAGCACATTTGGCCTAAGCAGGAAAAGATCAGCGGCTGCTGGGACTTCTCCCCATGTGCAGCCCGAGGGTGGGTGGGCTCATCTGGAAGGATAGTGGTGTAAGTAGTGGGAGCAGTCTGGCACCCCTGTCGCCACAGTGTGGGACAAGGGGCATGCCCGGCTCTGCGGTGCAGCGGGTGCACCTCGAAAGGGCATCCAGTGCGGCATGAACCCCCGCGGCCGCTTTACTGCTGTGTTGTGGTGAGAGGATTAAAGGAGGGGAACGCTCCCTGTGAAACTGCTTGTCTGCATCTCTTTTTTTATCCCCCCTCTGTGGGCAGCCCAACTGCTGCATGTCCCAGTAAGCCCATCCAGCCAAGGGTGCCAGCCGGGCTGGGGAGTGTCCCCAGTGCTGGGATGGTTGTGCTGTCCCCAGGCTCTGCTTGCCCCCactggagcagggctgctgccccTACCTCCCAAGTTCTGGCAGCTCCCCAGCCTGGGCACCCACCTCCCTCTCCTTGGGCAGCTAAGAAGCAATGCCTGTACCCCTgccactgcctgcctgcctgcgctGTGTTGAGCCCCTTCCCGCAGTGCCCAGCCCTGGAGGCTCTGACAGCGGTGCCGGGCTCCAGCTGCGGAGTTGTCTGAACTCCCATCAGGAGCGCGCTGGGGCCAGGGATTAACTTTCCCTGCTTACTGCTCATGCTCCGGCTGTGCCGCCCCACAGGGGCTGTCCCctgctgcccttcccctccagcaACGCTTGGCTGCTCAACCCCAACagcatgcccccccccccccccccccccgtgcccctgGTGGGACCCCCTCCCTGCAGACAGACACGCCACGCACACCTCTGCAAGAACATCTTTTATTCCAAACACAAGGCAACGTTGGCGCTGAGAGCAGCAGCGGAGCGGGCGCTGGGTCCCCCCACCTTGCTTCAGCACCGCACCGGGACCCGGACCGCAGCTCTGCCCTTGGTCAGGAGTGAtcctcctggggtgcagagctgtGGGGCCACGGCTGCCATCACCTGGGAGGTCCCACAGCATCCTCCTCTGCAACCCCTGGGGGGAGGCA contains these protein-coding regions:
- the LOC142031345 gene encoding tubulin alpha-5 chain, whose protein sequence is MRECISVHVGQAGVQMGNTCWELYCLEHGIQPDGQMPSDKTIGGGDDSFTTFFCETGAGKHVPRAIFVDLEPTVIDEVRAGIYRQLFHPEQLITGKEDAANNYARGHYTIGKEIIDQVLDRIRKLADQCTGLQGFLVFHSFGGGTGSGFTSLLMERLSVDYGKKSKLEFSIYPAPQVSTAVVEPYNSILTTHTTLEHSDCAFMVDNEAIYDICRRNLDIERPTYTNLNRLISQIVSSITASLRFDGALNVDLTEFQTNLVPYPRIHFPLATYAPVISAEKAYHEQLSVAEITNSCFEPANQMVKCDPRHGKYMACCLLYRGDVVPKDVNAAIATIKTKRSIQFVDWCPTGFKVGINYQPPTVVPGGDLAKVQRAVCMLSNTTAIAEAWARLDHKFDLMYAKRAFVHWYVGEGMEEGEFSEAREDMAALEKDYEEVGLDSYEDEEEGEE